The following are encoded together in the Zingiber officinale cultivar Zhangliang chromosome 8A, Zo_v1.1, whole genome shotgun sequence genome:
- the LOC122008342 gene encoding ABC transporter G family member 5-like, whose translation MSRFQDKISPLDRRSSPMDDSDDVPRPGALQHHSPRVASSSSASDASVPLGRLFRPVGGAHHVVVQLGNVAADGKGIGEEDGDLAISSSLPFVLAFSNLTYSVRQSRKGCSLFWRSDAGEEQGRKVLLNAISGEAREGEILAVLGASGSGKSTLIDALANRIVRESLEGSITLNGEKLEGRLLKVISAYVMQDDLLYPMLTVEETLMFSAEFRLPRSLSAAKKMSRVQALIDQLGLRAAAGTIIGDEIHRGVSGGERRRVSIGIDIIHDPILLFLDEPTSGLDSTSAYMVVKVLQRIAHSGSVVIMSVHQPSYRILCLLDRLLILSRGSTVYVGPPTGLHPFFSDFGQPIPDNENPTEFSLDLIRELEATPEGAQSLVEFNRARQALPVVSPGGGEKSFVSLEDAIGASISRGKLVSGAEGTMTTAAAVPKHANPFWMETLVLTKRSLVNTRRMPELFVMRLGSVLVTGFILATIFWRLDDTPKGVQERLGFFAIAMSTMFYTCADALPVFIQERNIFMRETAYNAYRRSSYVLSHSLVGFPPLVLLSIAFALTTFFAVGLAGGLQGFVFFVLMVLASFWAGSGFVTFLSGVVPHVMLGYTVVVAILAYFLLFSGFFINRDRIHDYWIWFHYLSLVKYPYEAVMQNEFGRAGRCFSRGVQMFDNTPMEGLAEATKERALAAISGALRMNMTSTTCITTGPDVLRQQSITQLGKWGCLWVTVAWGFFFRGLFYVTLLLGSKNKRR comes from the coding sequence ATGTCCCGTTTTCAAGATAAGATATCTCCCCTCGACCGCCGCTCCTCCCCCATGGACGACTCCGACGACGTCCCCCGCCCTGGCGCCCTCCAACATCACAGCCCCCGCGTCGCCTCCTCCTCCTCAGCCTCAGACGCCTCCGTCCCCCTCGGCCGGCTCTTCAGGCCCGTCGGTGGCGCCCACCACGTCGTCGTCCAGCTAGGGAACGTCGCCGCCGACGGGAAGGGTATTGGGGAGGAAGACGGCGATCTGGCCATCTCCAGCTCTCTTCCTTTCGTCCTCGCCTTCTCCAATCTCACCTACAGCGTCCGCCAGTCGCGGAAGGGGTGCTCTCTGTTTTGGCGCAGCGACGCCGGCGAGGAACAGGGGAGGAAGGTTCTGCTGAATGCCATCTCCGGCGAGGCCCGGGAAGGCGAGATCTTAGCGGTTCTGGGGGCGAGCGGGTCGGGGAAATCCACCCTGATCGACGCGCTCGCGAACCGGATCGTGCGCGAGAGCCTCGAGGGCTCCATCACCCTCAACGGTGAGAAGCTCGAGGGGCGGCTTCTCAAGGTGATCTCCGCCTACGTGATGCAGGACGACCTCCTCTACCCGATGCTCACCGTGGAGGAGACGCTCATGTTCTCAGCCGAGTTCCGCCTCCCGCGCTCCCTCTCGGCCGCCAAGAAGATGAGCAGAGTGCAAGCTTTGATCGACCAGCTCGGCCTCCGCGCCGCCGCGGGGACAATCATCGGAGACGAGATCCACCGCGGTGTGTCTGGCGGCGAGCGGCGCAGGGTGTCGATCGGCATCGACATCATCCACGACCCGATCTTGCTGTTCCTCGACGAGCCGACCTCTGGCCTCGACTCCACCAGCGCTTACATGGTGGTGAAGGTGTTGCAGAGGATCGCTCACAGCGGGAGCGTAGTGATCATGTCGGTACACCAGCCGAGCTACCGCATCCTTTGCCTCCTCGATCGGCTCCTCATCCTCTCCCGGGGTAGCACAGTCTACGTCGGCCCGCCCACCGGCCTCCACCCCTTCTTCTCCGACTTCGGCCAGCCGATCCCCGACAACGAGAACCCCACCGAGTTCTCCCTCGACCTCATCCGCGAGCTCGAGGCCACGCCGGAGGGCGCGCAGTCTCTCGTCGAGTTCAACCGCGCACGCCAAGCACTACCCGTCGTCTCCCCCGGCGGCGGCGAAAAATCGTTTGTTTCGCTGGAGGATGCCATCGGCGCCAGCATCTCGCGAGGGAAGCTGGTCTCCGGCGCGGAGGGCACGATGACGACGGCGGCGGCGGTGCCGAAGCACGCGAACCCGTTCTGGATGGAGACGCTGGTACTGACGAAGCGGTCCTTGGTGAACACGCGGCGGATGCCGGAGCTGTTCGTGATGCGACTCGGCTCGGTGCTCGTCACCGGGTTCATCCTCGCCACCATCTTCTGGCGCCTTGACGACACGCCCAAGGGCGTCCAAGAGCGGCTCGGTTTCTTCGCCATCGCCATGTCCACCATGTTCTACACCTGCGCCGACGCGCTCCCTGTTTTCATCCAAGAGCGTAACATCTTCATGCGGGAGACGGCCTACAACGCCTACCGCCGCTCCTCCTACGTGCTCTCCCACTCCCTCGTCGGCTTCCCACCGCTGGTTCTCCTCTCGATAGCCTTCGCCCTGACAACGTTCTTCGCGGTGGGGCTCGCCGGAGGGTTGCAGGGGTTCGTCTTCTTCGTTCTGATGGTGCTGGCCTCCTTCTGGGCGGGGAGCGGGTTCGTGACGTTCCTGTCGGGGGTGGTGCCGCACGTAATGCTCGGCTACACGGTGGTGGTGGCGATCCTGGCTTACTTCCTTCTCTTCAGCGGTTTCTTCATCAACCGCGACCGGATCCACGACTACTGGATCTGGTTCCACTACCTGTCGCTGGTGAAGTACCCATACGAGGCGGTGATGCAGAACGAGTTCGGGCGGGCGGGGAGGTGCTTCTCGCGGGGGGTGCAGATGTTCGACAACACGCCGATGGAGGGGCTGGCGGAGGCGACGAAGGAGAGGGCGCTGGCAGCGATCAGCGGTGCGCTGCGCATGAACATGACGTCGACCACCTGCATTACCACTGGCCCCGACGTGCTGCGTCAGCAGAGCATCACGCAGCTGGGGAAGTGGGGCTGCCTCTGGGTGACGGTGGCGTGGGGCTTCTTCTTCAGAGGTCTCTTCTACGTCACCCTCCTCCTCGGCAGTAAGAACAAGAGACGATAG
- the LOC122008343 gene encoding histone H4, translating to MSGRGKGGKGLGKGGAKRHRKVLRDNIQGITKPAIRRLARRGGVKRISGLIYEETRGVLKIFLENVIRDAVTYTEHARRKTVTAMDVVYALKRQGRTLYGFGG from the coding sequence ATGTCTGGACGAGGGAAGGGCGGCAAGGGCTTGGGCAAGGGCGGGGCGAAGCGCCACCGCAAGGTCCTCCGCGACAACATCCAGGGAATCACCAAGCCGGCGATACGGCGTCTCGCGAGGAGGGGCGGCGTGAAGAGGATCAGCGGCCTCATCTACGAGGAGACCCGCGGCGTCCTCAAGATCTTCCTCGAGAACGTCATCCGCGACGCCGTGACCTACACCGAGCACGCGCGGAGGAAGACCGTCACCGCCATGGACGTCGTCTACGCCCTCAAGAGGCAGGGAAGGACCCTCTACGGCTTCGGCGGTTAG